The following proteins are encoded in a genomic region of Neurospora crassa OR74A linkage group VI, whole genome shotgun sequence:
- a CDS encoding thyroid hormone receptor interactor 12, whose protein sequence is MADRSLANPRSRSAIDHDHAVRLPSSPLPAPRSPNSTISDPSTPSPNPKRIRTLGPHTTPSSALAAFSVSSPARLTRSAARQAASQAANLNNSTSTAAAAPQPATGGTTSLAAEASSAPPAAAQTLARSSSAKKRKTTAAAEANSLPEAAAEFPSSARRSKRQRVTQPASQSSSSITHPAQPAAAASSSAASSTTKKTATTRRKKGKALATSTMSSPENSAVPPNPPTNPSSASTSRRSSRHKKDAQGEQASASSRKSKRNAKSSSADQDVVMTGTDEHEKDPTPPPPPPPPPKESPPTDSDEHDEDDEDDDDHHRYDDDDDDEDDDPFTGFGGHGRHPHSLQDTLRHLSGIMSGVSAQVRKIMADLKRKDDPSMQLMALHELSTLLLMTNEDQLSGHLQPDQVVPELVALMRPNEITGEENPEIQLVACRCLANLMEALPGSTSALVYGGAVHILCEKLLQISFIDLAEQALSTLEKISVEYPTSVMREGGLTACLTYLDFFATSTQRSAVTTAANCCRNIPEDSFPEILGVMPILLNVLGSSDQRIVEQASLCVSRIAESFKYHPTKLEELMNVDLLKAILRLLLPGSTNLISPHIHTQFLRVLALTAMASPRLSAELFKLNVVETLYQILTGVSPPSGNDDLASKLDSVLIMQALIHRPRDQIIETLNVICELLPSVPLRDPSSINYTVELGTFAGPVGGSGESTRRRTANEKRIEHMEGCKEEVRRFALILFPTLTDAFSSTVNLTVRQKVLAAQLKMLSNLDQDILSEALRSVPYASFLASILSQQDHPLLVGLALQATELLMSRLDTVYRYQLYREGVIAEITKLAADAPEPKRKHSLTEQEVKEETNQAGESLTGVSGRPSAPDQGVADKEHPKTLEEDKADDEDVEHSEHESGAEEGGEELDEDEPEDTENDENDENDDGNENEVKDDDQSPVSSEGETMSLDGPPRYLSDFPTNTYKSSIRQAAKKFLEMYETEKQGKAMKKKASKILASLSDLATEIEEFYLCRKPGGPVMEHGTLLFQKLVSYFDTDVLESVTSAELLGSGVVRVLEQVFSNPDEEMAAAAQNAFLQVFMGYSVKSKPKTATADSPATPFSVLIHKLQDLLSRSEHFEVITAHHNSFDGSRSTAASMLAKQIRLKLVADEDSDIPRSYRNIMVSIHAITTFKSLDDYLRPRISLSDRPHGASRRDAVTRALAAMGASGFMGAAAAAARLAERGLPPSSRSTPAPPPAAAPAQASGSRSSRKPKSKSQPTTETPTTPDAATSKEKGGLRRSARKQAASDSSLPRQPPEEDDLENALECADERQLSDDEDEAADSSDLNVLRDLDEGMDDAPTPDPTAVNMEVAAGGRITARKEDGTRVATPGQGKPAPPPQNRTSALTAGLQNTPTPQAASRPMSYSGALQAVPQDWHIEFSVDGKVIPNETTIYRAVHSSSLTADEHVTRSIWSAVHPIKFRRVPGPPPPEPVGFSPSSDVGVEADENGTPGSLAKHPITLSILRLLKRLHDLNANIDEVLVENRETLKLNVEPLSQFVNTKLTAKLNRQLEEPLIVASNCLPSWSEDLARLYPFLFPFETRHLFLQSTSFGYARSMARWNAQSQEERRNGRDDRPYLGRLQRQKVRISRSKILESAVKVMELYGASQSILEVEYFEEVGTGLGPTLEFYSTVSKEFSKRKLKLWRDNELNGDDDFVSGPTGLFPRPLSDEFASSEEGEKILQLFKVLGKFVARSMIDSRIIDINFNPLFFRVGDSTATRPTLATIKSVDPVVARSLMTIKKFSLAKKEIDEDPNRSAVQKVADTENITIDNFKIDDLYLDFTLPGYPEVELVSNGSQTRLTIENVDLYLEKVIDMTLGSGVRRQIEAFRSGFSQVFPYSALSSFTPDELCTLFGRVDEDWSLETLNDSIKADHGYNMDSKSVRNLLQIMSELTLAERRDFLQFTTGSPKLPIGGFKSLNPMFTVVCKPSEAPYTSDDYLPSVMTCVNYLKLPDYSDIGVLKKQLFTAMKEGQGAFHLS, encoded by the exons ATGGCAGACCGAAGCCTTGCAAACCCGCGCTCCAGATCGGCTATCGACCACGATCACGCAGTGCGCCTGCCCTCTTCGCCATTGCCCGCACCACGCTCGCCCAACTCGACCATTTCCGACCCGTCCACGCCTTCCCCAAATCCCAAACGCATCCGGACCCTCGGCCCTCATACTACCCCGTCCTCTGCTCTCGCCGCCTTTAGTGTGAGCTCTCCTGCAAG ACTTACGAGGTCCGCCGCCCGTCAAGCTGCGAGCCAGGCAGCCAACTTGAACAACTCGACTtcgactgctgctgctgctcctcaaCCCGCCACTGGTGGAACGACTTCCCTCGCCGCGGAAGCTTCCTCTGCTCCACCTGCCGCCGCTCAGACCCTGGCTCGGTCCTCAAGTGCTAAGAAGCGCAAGACCACCGCCGCTGCAGAAGCTAACAGCCTTCCCGAGGCCGCTGCGGAGTTTCCATCCTCGGCCAGACGTTCGAAGCGACAGCGAGTGACGCAACCTGCTTCTcaatcttcatcttccattACCCATCCCGCCCagcctgccgccgccgcctcaaGTTCCGCCGCATCCTCCACGACCAAGAAGACAGCCACCACACGCCGCAAGAAAGGCAAGGCgctagctacctctacaatGTCGAGCCCAGA GAACTCGGCCGTTCCTCCTAACCCCCCGACAAACCCTTCTTCGGCATCAACAAGCCGTAGGTCGAGCCGTCACAAAAAGGATGCACAAGGTGAGCAAG catcagcctCGAGCCGAAAATCAAAACGAAATGCCAAATCTTCATCTGCAGACCAAGATGTGGTCATGACCGGGACCGACGAGCACGAAAAGGACCCCAcgccacctcctccgccacctccccctccgaAGGAGAGTCCTCCCACCGATAGTGACGAGcacgacgaggatgatgaagacgacgatgaccaCCATCGttacgacgacgatgatgacgatgaagatgacgatcCCTTCACTGGTTTTGGTGGTCATGGGCGTCATCCCCACAGCCTTCAGGATACACTGAGGCATCTGAGTGGAATTATGTCGGGAGTCTCGGCTCAGGTGCGGAAAATAATGGCAGATCTGAAGCGGAAGGACGACCCGTCAATGCAACTTATGGCCCTGCATGAACTATCCACCCTTCTGCTCATGACAAACGAAGATCAACTGAGCGGGCATCTCCAACCCGACCAGGTTGTGCCTGAACTGGTAGCGCTGATGAGACCTAACGAGATTACTGGAGAGGAGAACCCTGAAATCCAACTTGTCGCCTGTCGTTGCCTCGCGAACCTGATGGAGGCCCTGCCGGGAAGCACATCGGCCTTGGTCTATGGGGGCGCAGTCCATATTCTGTGCGAGAAACTGCTACAGATCTCCTTCATCGACCTAGCCGAGCAAGCACTTAGCACTTTGGAAAAAATCTCTGTGGAATATCCCACAAGCGTCATGCGCGAAGGCGGCTTGACTGCCTGCCTGACTTATTTGGACTTTTTCGCAACCAGCACGCAACGCTCCGCTGTTACCACGGCTGCGAACTGCTGTCGCAACATCCCGGAAGATTCCTTTCCGGAAATTTTAGGTGTCATGCCCATCCTGTTGAACGTGCTTGGGAGTAGCGATCAGCGCATCGTTGAGCAGGCCTCGTTATGTGTCTCGCGCATTGCCGAGAGTTTCAAGTACCACCCGACAAAGTTGGAAGAGCTTATGAATGTGGATTTGCTCAAGGCCATTCTCCGTTTGCTACTTCCAGGCTCCACCAACCTGATCAGCCCGCACATTCACACTCAGTTCCTACGGGTTCTTGCGCTCACGGCAATGGCGAGTCCCCGTCTGTCGGCTGAACTCTTCAAGCTCAATGTAGTGGAGACGCTTTATCAGATCCTTACGGGCGTGTCCCCGCCGAGTGGGAACGACGACCTTGCTTCCAAGCTTGATAGTGTGCTCATAATGCAGGCTCTGATTCATAGACCTCGGGACCAGATCATTGAGACACTCAACGTCATTTGCGAACTGCTGCCTAGCGTGCCATTGCGCGACCCTTCGTCGATCAATTATACCGTGGAATTGGGCACGTTTGCAGGTCCTGTGGGTGGATCTGGGGAGAGCACTAGGAGAAGGACTGCAAACGAAAAACGTATCGAACACATGGAGGGCTGCAAGGAGGAGGTTCGGAGATTCGCCCTGATTCTATTCCCAACCCTCACGGATGCCTTTTCAAGCACCGTCAATCTCACTGTCCGTCAAAAGGTCTTGGCCGCTCAGCTCAAAATGCTCTCCAACTTGGACCAGGACATCCTGTCTGAGGCACTCAGATCAGTCCCTTATGCTTCTTTTCTGGCCTCCATTTTGTCCCAGCAAGACCATCCTCTGTTGGTTGGGCTGGCATTACAGGCCACTGAGTTGCTCATGAGTCGCTTGGATACAGTCTATCGCTATCAGCTTTACCGTGAAGGCGTGATTGCCGAAATCACCAAGCTGGCAGCTGATGCGCCTGAGCCAAAGAGAAAACACTCTCTTACCGAGCAagaggtcaaggaggaaaCGAACCAAGCTGGGGAATCTCTCACCGGTGTCTCTGGCCGTCCCTCTGCACCTGACCAAGGTGTCGCCGACAAAGAACACCCAAAAACCTTGGAAGAGGACAAAgcagatgacgaggatgttGAACACTCCGAACATGAATCCGGGGCTGAAGAGGGCGGTGAAGAActcgatgaagatgagccGGAAGACACAGAGAATGACGAGAACGACGAGAACGATGATGGAAATGAAAACGAGGTCAAGGACGACGATCAATCACCCGTCAGCTCCGAAGGAGAGACCATGTCACTGGACGGACCCCCGCGATACCTTTCAGATTTCCCCACAAACACGTACAAGTCGAGCATCCGGCAGGCTGCAAAGAAGTTCTTGGAGATGTATGAGACCGAGAAGCAGGGCAAAGCCATGAAGAAAAAGGCCAGCAAGATTCTAGCCAGCCTATCAGATCTTGCAACCGAGATCGAAGAGTTTTATCTCTGCCGTAAACCGGGTGGTCCGGTCATGGAGCACGGAACATTACTTTTTCAAAAGCTGGTCTCTTATTTCGATACTGACGTCCTCGAGAGCGTAACCAGTGCGGAACTTCTTGGCTCTGGAGTTGTTCGGGTCTTGGAACAGGTTTTCAGCAACCCCGACGAGGAGATGGCAGCTGCAGCACAAAATGCGTTCTTGCAGGTGTTCATGGGATACAGTGTCAAGTCGAAGCCCAAGACAGCCACCGCAGACTCACCCGCAACACCTTTCAGTGTCTTGATCCACAAGTTGCAAGATTTACTGAGCAGGTCTGAGCATTTTGAGGTGATCACAGCTCACCACAACTCATTCGACGGGAGCCGTAGCACGGCAGCGTCAATGTTGGCTAAGCAGATACGCCTCAAGCTTGTGGCCGATGAAGATTCAGATATCCCCCGGTCCTACCGTAACATCATGGTGTCAATTCACGCTATCACGACCTTCAAGTCACTGGACGATTATTTGCGCCCCAGAATTAGCTTGTCGGATCGTCCTCACGGAGCCTCTAGGCGAGATGCTGTGACTAGAGCTCTGGCCGCCATGGGTGCCTCGGGCTTCATGggggcggcagcagcggcagcccGTCTCGCGGAGAGAGGATTGCCACCCTCCAGCCGATCGACCCCtgcaccaccgccggcggCTGCCCCTGCTCAAGCATCTGGTTCGCGGTCTTCACGCAAGCCCAAATCCAAGTCCCAACCCACTACCGAAACTCCGACGACGCCAGACGCCGCTACATCCAAGGAAAAGGGTGGCTTGCGACGCTCCGCTCGTAAGCAAGCTGCATCTGATAGCTCTCTCCCACGTCAACCTCCGGAGGAGGACGACCTTGAAAATGCGCTTGAATGTGCCGACGAAAGGCAATTGTcggatgatgaagacgaggcAGCCGATAGTAGCGATCTCAACGTACTGCGTGATTTAGATGAAGGCATGGACGATGCTCCCACCCCCGACCCGACAGCTGTGAACATGGAAGTGGCCGCCGGCGGCAGGATTACCGCGCGCAAAGAGGACGGGACCAGAGTTGCCACTCCGGGCCAAGGCAAGCCTGCACCGCCCCCACAGAACCGAACAAGCGCCCTGACGGCGGGGTTGCAAAACACTCCCACGCCTCAGGCCGCGTCGAGGCCTATGTCATATTCTGGAGCTCTTCAAGCTGTTCCTCAGGATTGGCACATAGAGTTCAGCGTCGACGGCAAGGTCATTCCTAATGAGACTACCATCTACCGAGCCGTTCATAGCTCTAGCCTCACCGCCGACGAGCACGTTACCAGAAGCATATGGTCCGCCGTCCATCCCATCAAATTTAGACGTGTACCTGGCCCGCCTCCCCCTGAACCCGTTGGCTTTAGCCCATCCTCTGACGTCGGGGTAGAGGCGGATGAGAACGGCACTCCCGGGTCCTTGGCAAAGCATCCCATCACTCTGTCGATTCTTCGTTTGCTAAAGCGACTCCATGATCTGAACGCCAATATCGACGAAGTCCTAGTCGAGAATAGAGAAACGCTGAAGTTGAACGTTGAGCCTTTGTCTCAGTTTGTCAACACTAAACTGACCGCAAAGCTGAACCGTCAGCTGGAGGAGCCTCTGATTGTAGCGAGCAACTGCTTGCCCAGCTGGAGCGAGGATCTAGCAAGGCTCTACCCCTTCCTGTTCCCCTTTGAAACTCGCCACCTCTTCCTTCAATCTACCTCATTTGGTTACGCCCGATCAATGGCACGCTGGAACGCGCAGTCTCAGGAGGAGCGCCGAAACGGCCGAGATGATCGGCCGTACTTGGGACGGCTGCAGCGCCAAAAGGTCAGGATTTCTCGGTCTAAAATTCTTGAATCGGCAGTCAAGGTCATGGAGTTGTACGGCGCTTCGCAAAGCATCCTGGAGGTGGAATATTTTGAAGAGGTGGGAACCGGATTAGGTCCCACACTTGAGTTTTACTCGACCGTTTCCAAGGAGTTCTCCAAGAGGAAGCTGAAGCTTTGGCGGGATAACGAGCTCAATGGGGATGATGATTTTGTCTCTGGACCTACCGGGCTGTTCCCCCGGCCGCTGAGCGATGAATTTGCTAGctcggaagaaggagaaaagatTCTGCAGCTCTTCAAGGTGCTGGGCAAGTTTGTCGCCCGATCAATGATTGATTCGCGCATTATTGATATCAACTTCAATCCCCTGTTCTTCCGCGTGGGCGACTCGACTGCCACACGGCCTACGCTTGCGACCATCAAATCGGTAGACCCGGTCGTGGCCAGGTCGCTGATGACGATCAAGAAGTTTTCgctggccaagaaggagattgaCGAAGATCCAAACCGGAGTGCCGTTCAAAAGGTGGCGGACACGGAAAACATCACGATTGATAACTTCAAGATTGATGACCTTTACCTCGATTTCACCCTTCCCGGCTACCCTGAAGTCGAACTTGTTTCGAACGGATCCCAGACGCGGCTCACCATTGAGAATGTGGATCTTTACTTGGAAAAGGTGATTGATATGACGTTGGGTAGTGGTGTCCGTCGCCAGATCGAAGCTTTCCGCAGTGGATTTTCCCAGGTGTTCCCCTATTCGGCCCTGAGTTCTTTCACGCCTGATGAGTTGTGCACCCTTTTCGGACGGGTAGATGAGGATTGGTCGCTGGAGA CCCTCAACGACTCGATCAAGGCGGATCACGGATACAACATGGATAGCAAGAGCGTTAGGAATCTCTTGCAGATCATGAGTGAGCTCACGCTAGCAGAGCGCCGTGATTTCCTTCAGTTCACAACCGGAAGCCCGAAGCTACCTATTGGAG GCTTCAAGAGCTTGAACCCCATGTTCACGGTTGTGTGCAAGCCCAGCGAGGCACCTTATACCTCGGACGACTACCTGCCAAGCGTGATGACGTGCGTCAACTACCTCAAACTTCCCGACTACTCGGACATTGGCGTTTTGAAGAAGCAGCTCTTCACTGCCATGAAGGAAGGACAAGGAGCATTCCATTTGTCGTAA